A genomic segment from Acyrthosiphon pisum isolate AL4f chromosome A3, pea_aphid_22Mar2018_4r6ur, whole genome shotgun sequence encodes:
- the LOC103307920 gene encoding zinc finger protein 665-like, whose protein sequence is MTHTGEKPFKCDNCDKAFSQKSNLVSHTKIHTGEKLFKCDTCNQGFALKRTLKMHTTTHTGEKPFQCDDCDRAFSQKSHLTRHTRTHAGEKPYKCDDCDKAFSWKSLLTEHIRTHTGEKPYKCNSCEQAFSYKSSLIRHKMIHTGEKPYKCNTCDQAFSQKSHLTIHTRIHTGEKPFKCDNCDQAFSQRSILIRHKRIHTGEKPYKCNTCDQAFSQKSHLTIHTRIHTGEKPFKCDNCDQALSQRSILIRHMRIHTSEKPFKCDTCNRTFALKKTLRRHTMTHTK, encoded by the coding sequence ATGACACATACCGGTGAAAAACCGTTTAAATGTGATAACTGTGATAAAGCGTTTTCTCAGAAATCAAATTTAGTTAGCCATACAAAGATACATACCGGtgaaaaactgtttaaatgtgaTACATGTAATCAAGGTTTTGCTCTTAAAAGAactttaaaaatgcatacaacGACACATACCGGCGAAAAACCGTTTCAATGTGATGACTGTGATAGAGCTTTTTCTCAGAAATCACATTTAACGAGGCATACAAGGACACACGCCGGTGAAAAACCGTATAAATGTGACGACTGTGATAAAGCGTTTTCATGGAAATCACTTTTAACAGAACATATAAGGACACATACCGGCGAAAAACCGTACAAATGTAATAGCTGTGAGCAAGCGTTTTCTTATAAATCAAGTTTAATAAGACATAAGATGATACATACCGGCGAAAAACCGTACAAATGTAATACCTGTGATCAAGCGTTTTCTCAGAAATCACATTTAACGATCCATACAAGGATACATACCGGCGAAAAACCGTTTAAATGTGATAACTGTGATCAAGCGTTTTCTCAGAGATCAATTTTAATAAGACATAAGAGGATACATACCGGCGAAAAACCGTACAAATGTAATACCTGTGATCAAGCGTTTTCTCAGAAATCACATTTAACGATCCATACAAGGATACATACCGGCGAAAAACCGTTTAAATGTGATAACTGTGATCAAGCGCTTTCTCAGAGATCAATTTTAATAAGACATATGAGGATACATACCAGCGAAAAACCGTTTAAATGTGATACATGTAATCGAACTTTTGCtcttaaaaaaactttaaggCGGCATACAATGACACATACCAAATAA